The Oncorhynchus nerka isolate Pitt River linkage group LG12, Oner_Uvic_2.0, whole genome shotgun sequence genome contains the following window.
TTGTATATATGAATGTGTAGTTTAATGTTTGTGTATTGTGGCGCTATACTGGGCTAATATGGAAAAGAGACCTTGGTTTCAGCATtaaaaataaaggttcaataaaaaatatcCCACCAATCAAAGAGTGAGGTTTACAGTCTCTCACAAAGAGAAAGAGCAGTGGAGAACATCTCCTCCTCCCAGCCTAGAACGGCTGCCATTTCTCTGCCTTTTTTGGTCTGGAGCCACCGGCCATCCAGCAATGACGATAATAGCAGACCATAGTTAAAGAAAACGTCACAAGCAGAGGGCAGTAGGAAGAATGGGAAGGTGTTTATTTAGCCTTGTTACAGCATCCCCCTCAGCTGAGACAAAACACAATTTCTCCCACCATTCTACAAATGTAAAAATTGCAACAAAAAACTgtcctcgagagagagagagaaactgggtAACAATGGGGGATAAGATACTATTATTTCAATCCTGAATGATGCAAGAACATATCAGTAGCGTGATTAGAGCGATTGTACATGACAGACTAAGAGCGAACCTCTCAGACAGCTCTTCACAGCCCTGTGTAGAGACCCTCAGCAATCAGCAGCCTATTTATAGAATCCCACTTAGCccgctcttcctccctctgttaaAGTGTGTTAGggatgtgtgggtttgtgtgtataCATTCATCAAAGTCTACGAAAGACACTGGAAATAGCCTAAAACGGCAGCAATTTCTCAATCATGTCTCTCTCCAAAAGGATGTCAGCTGTCGACTGAAATGTAGAGTTTTAGCTGAGCAGCGGAGAGGAAGgtaaagtacagtatatcagTCTGAGCAGGTTTTCCACCCGAGTCAGGTTAGGTGTCAAGTCATCAGCACTGCATTTAGACCTTGTGTAGTTCCCCAGCCATAATCTCTTAGACAACAGTCTCTGCCCACTCCAACCTCCAGCAGTCAGTCCTCTACACAGAGGGTTTGGTGGCGAAGGTAAGGTAGCCAGTGTGCCCTGCCATGTCCCTGGGCGGCGTGGTTGTCTTACAGAGAACAGAAGCATTGCTAGGGACTCGGGTGTCAGTCGGGGTCTCCAAGGGCTGGTCGGACCCAAAGTCCGGCAAGGGGAGTGTGATTGAGCGCACGTCATGCACCCGTAGCAGAACCTCTAGAGTGCTGATCTCCTGGAAACCCTCATCAGCCAGCGCCTCAACAGTCTTCTGCACCTGCTCAATACACGGGGAGAAGGAGCACACACGAccccctgcagagagagagaggtggggacagaAGGAGATGACAGGATAGAGAAAggggtggggacagagagaggacaaatAAGCAGAGAAAAGGAGAGCCAGTTATTGAGTCAGTTATTCTGTTTCAATCTCACACACTTTACTTTTGGCAGTATCTATGTAAACTTCCAGAGTTTGGTTTATTCATCCCTAATGGAGATTTTGGACACTACTCTAGCCACCTTTAAGAGGCATATTGTGATTCACAAGACAGACTCGGCTGGTGAATTGGATTCCAATGCTGACATCAAACACGTCAAGAGATTTACAAAGCCAAAGATTTTTAGATATCCACAACAATGAAATATTGGCCTAATCATAAACATCTTATTGTTCTTGTGTGTTATGTTGAACACAGAAGAAGCAAGTCAACCATTTTAAAAGCAAGGAGTAAAATGCTATACACATGACCCGTGTTTAGTTTAAAGAACACATTGAAATGTTCCACTGGTTGCTCAAGTCATTGTAGTTGCTATGGTGATGACCCTTGTTGACCATTGGTTGATTGAGAGAAGCAGAAGAGGTGGAGCTAGTGGTGACCAGGTTGTCGACAACACAAATCCAGAAAGTGTGTGAGAGCCATTGTTCAAGGCATTCGACAACTAGCTAGTCAAAACATCTGAGATGGCCTTGCATTCTGACCAAGGCTGCCTAGCCTCAGATGTTTTGACTAGCTAGTTGTCGAATGCCTTGAACAATGGCTCTCACACACTTTCTGGATTTGTGTTGTCGACAACCTGGTCACCACTAGCTCCACCTCTTCTGCTTCTCTCAATCAACCACTGGTCAACAAGGGTCATCACCATAGCAACATACAAATAATTTCAAAGTGCATTTAAATAAGAGAAAATACATTCTATATCTATTTTTTTACATTATATTTTATCTCATAAATGTCTTCAAGGAAGGGTAGGCCAGCCGATAAAGATGAGTCAatggtgcaatatgcagaaattgcCCCACCaattcctggttgctaaaattctaacagttcacctaatttcagtttatgtgacaaaataagcacccagaatgtagagaatcattgtaccatctaaaccgcggtgaaatatattttcaataacaaacattttattttcagctggtgtacaaaatcaaaagtaaaagaAGTAAAAACTAAAGTTAGGAATGGGAAACATAGAAATGGCGCACAAAAAAACAAATGTACTGCTTAGACTTTTCAGCTTTAAGGCCTGCTTTAAAAGCCCCAACAGTCTAAGCAGTCCTGAGACTGTCAGGAATTGTCAAGTGCCCTCATCATTAAACAGGGACGTTCTGTGTGGCCAGGCCTAATAAGGATAACAGAGGGTTGTGTAAGGACAGATGGAGTAAAGCAGTTGGAGCAGGACTAGGACAggtggagtgggagagagggacagccctGCCACTCATTAGTGTAGTTTAACAGGATCACAGCAGATCCACTTAACCCAGGATCACTAGAAttgtctcctcctcctgctctctagtctacctcctccaccacctcctcctcctcctcctctctggccaAAACCTGGACGTGCAACACTCAGGCTCCAGGGAGGAGATTGTGTTTGTGCGCATGTTTTGCTTCTATGGTGACAAGAAATCAGTCACAGGACCAGTGTTGTAATACACAGATCTGAAAGATGAAGCAGAATGCAATACGAGTGGGTAGAATCACAAACACACAAGACTATGCATGCGTTTCCACTGGGCTAAAGTATCCAGAGAAACAGCCTACACACATCATTAAATATCTTCAAGAACCTTGACAGACTTGAGGAAAGAATGTTGTCTAAATCACACATCTATTACACAAGCCAAAATCAAAGAATTTATCGTTAAATCTACAAAGTGAGGTGGCTTTTTAGCCTAACGAGTCCAGCAAGCAACACTTGCAGACATTTACTAGTATgtgccaagcacacacacacacacaaagttgaAGTACAGTAAGATATGCCTTACTAGACAAGACCTTTGAAAAACTAGTGGCCGCATCTGAATACCTGTACTTGCATTACAAATAGCAGGCATTTTGGATATGcgaaaaaataaatgtttatggTATGTGAAATTCTGAAACTGTAGTatgctttaaatgccaggatgtcataCTGCACACTATTGAGAATTTGCTGCACACTATTGAGGAAGAGAATTGTCTTTCGAGACCCATGTGTGTCTGACACCAGCTGAGGGGTTACACTGTACTAAAAATCAACGAATGGCGGGAATCAACGCAATTGTGCATTAAAatccaaaccggctgcgcgcgcaatcgtgcatacatttcttttgtccccctacaccaaatgcgatcacgacacgcaggttaaaatatcaaaacaaactctgaaccatttatattaatttggggacaggtcgaaaagcatgaaacatttatggcaatttagctagttagcttgctagctaatttgtcctatttagttaGCTTGCTGGTGCTAGTTAATTTGTCCTGCGTTATAAACATTAGGTTGTTTAGGtcttctactccgacaattaatccacacataaaacggtcaaccaaattgtttctagtcatctctccttccaggctttttcgaTCTTTGACCTTATAttgtgattggcatctaaactttcatagtattaccacgacaccggcaacacagttcgtctttcaatcacccacgtgagcaaaaccaatgaggagatgccacgtgggtacctgcttctataaaccaatgaggagatgggagaggcaggacaggcagcgcgatctgcgtcaggaATAGAAAGGACtgctattttagcccttggcatcgcagaTGCTCGTTgacgcgcgcgagcagtgtgggtgcaataattgagtaacagatttctaaatgtattttgcgtCGCTCGCGTCGTGTAGTCAGGGTATAAGATGACGTACTCTCAGAAGGATGAGCCTAGTATGCTGATATTCCTTTCTTACTGCATTCGATTTCACTAAACAGTACGTTCTAAAtggtatgtagtatgattagtacagtACGCAGTTTAAGTAAGTAATAGACAAGCCAGATTTCGGACACAGCCAATGTCTATTGTTGGAAACTTTGGATCTCTCAGATAAGACGTTCCATTGACAAATAGGAGCAGCACTTCTCTCTGGAAAGCTCAAAACACAGCCCAAATCGGCCCCATGTCTTTGGCAAACAGAGGGTTTGTGCCAGGATCTAGGGTCCTCTGAGCACAGCTTCTCTAAATAAAAGGTGCAGGCCACTGGCCAAATAATGAAAAGAATTAGAGAAAAAAAGGCAGCCATTTCCTCTGCTCCATGCTCCACATTCTTCCCCTTACCCTGGTTCCCAGATACTACAGACCAAATCTAAAGCAGGGAAAGGAAAATGCACGGAAATCTCCTTTATTATTGGTTACACAAGGACTGTACAGGAGCATGTGAAGCTCACAAGGGCGGTATAATTGACAGGTCAAATGCTAGATGCCCTTGGCTGAAGCATGGAGAGAAACGGCTCCATAGTGTCCAGTCCTCTGGaggagtgtgagagagactgggacTCCAGTGTCTCAGCCCTGAAGAGAGGGAACAAAATTGTGCCTTGCCTAAAGGAGACTCACACTACCTCCCTGCAGCACATAACCCTGTATGGTCATGAGACTGATTCTACATCCAGATATCTGTCTGTTTGCTTGTGGCTCTGTGTGTAAGGGGGagtcagatagctagagagaggaaAACGCAGACGTGAAAACCATAGAAGGGAGGACTGAACAGTCTACCACGGGAGAGAAGGTAGGAAAGGGTGCTGGAGTCTCTCTGCACCGTTACTAGTCCATGTCCCACATTCCATCTGTTTATGCACCTTGGGATTATACAAATATTTTATAAAGCTGTTTATAAACCAGTGATCCTAAGTAAGTAACTGTACTAGCCTAGGGCACTATGTGAATACTTCATAACCTTGTGATGTATTCTACCCATGTCCCACCTTTAGCCTATACAGTCACACACATACTGACCACCCCACAAAGCTGCCAACTTGCCCAGGCTTGTCCCCACTGTACATGGGTCCTGATCTCTATGGAGACCACTGCATGCTCTTTAGTCAGGTCACGTTATTCTGCATCCATGTGACAAGGAAGTAACAGAGAGGAACAAGCATGAGCTGAGCCAAGGGCACATTTAATGAGAGCTCTGCTGACCCGGATCAATATCCAATATGGCACTGACTGTACTACATTGCACAGCCAGAGAACAAAGGCTGGCTGGGATTCATGAGTGGACAAGCCAAAGTCATGTTCTCTGGAATAAGTTCCTGGCTGCTTCTACACACGCACACCCCTTCTTACCCTGCCTCTTCATGGCATTCTTGGCATGTTTGATGGCCTCCCAGGGGGAGGGGATGTCCAGGAAGACAGCGTCTGCAACCCCAGTCACTCCAAAGCCCTCCTTGCAGACGTCCTGGTTGCGGACGGTGACCAGGTGGCCTACGCGGTGCTCCCTGAACTCCTCAGCCGCCTTCTCAGCACGCTGCTGGTGGAACTCCACAGTGTGTAGATGACCAGTAGGAGCAATGGTGCGCAGGATGGCGTGGGACAGAGAGCCGCTGCCCGTGCctacaaacaaaacatacagggATTGGGTTATGAGACTAGTAGCAGTGGTGGTGTCATGAATCAGGGTGCCCCCCcccgggt
Protein-coding sequences here:
- the LOC115138585 gene encoding tRNA (adenine(58)-N(1))-methyltransferase catalytic subunit TRMT61A-like, with amino-acid sequence MSFVEYSEFIQEGDVAIIFLGHDSMMPVKVQQGAQTQTRYGVIRHSKDLIGQRFGTKVTCSKGGWVYVLHPTPELWTLNLPHRTQILYTTDIANITMMLDLKPGSVVCESGTGSGSLSHAILRTIAPTGHLHTVEFHQQRAEKAAEEFREHRVGHLVTVRNQDVCKEGFGVTGVADAVFLDIPSPWEAIKHAKNAMKRQGGRVCSFSPCIEQVQKTVEALADEGFQEISTLEVLLRVHDVRSITLPLPDFGSDQPLETPTDTRVPSNASVLCKTTTPPRDMAGHTGYLTFATKPSV